Proteins from a genomic interval of Gossypium hirsutum isolate 1008001.06 chromosome A09, Gossypium_hirsutum_v2.1, whole genome shotgun sequence:
- the LOC107890154 gene encoding thaumatin-like protein 1b yields the protein MMKLNLLFGLTLAILISGAQMATFTVKNNCQYPIWPATLVGDPNLPQLPKTGFQLDPQAQDSLNVPSPWKGRLWARTQCSTSGGRFTCATADCGSDQIACNGKGGAPPATLAEFTIAANGGQDYYDVSLVDGFNLPLSIAPQRGSGPNCTSTSCAANVNSACPPNFVVKGSDGNTIGCKSACAALNEPQYCCTGQYGSPETCKPTDYSKKFKDQCPEAYSYAYDDPTSTFSCTGGPSYLITFCP from the exons ATGATGAAGCTTAATTTGCTCTTTGGTCTTACATTGGCCATCCTCATCTCAG GGGCTCAAATGGCGACCTTCACCGTAAAAAACAACTGTCAGTACCCTATCTGGCCGGCAACCCTTGTCGGTGATCCTAATTTGCCACAATTGCCCAAGACTGGGTTCCAGTTAGACCCTCAAGCACAAGATTCCCTTAACGTTCCTAGCCCATGGAAAGGCAGGCTCTGGGCTCGAACACAATGCTCAACCTCAGGCGGAAGGTTCACTTGTGCCACTGCTGACTGTGGGTCCGACCAGATAGCTTGCAATGGAAAAGGTGGAGCCCCTCCGGCAACCCTGGCCGAGTTCACTATTGCAGCTAACGGAGGACAAGATTACTATGATGTCAGCCTTGTTGATGGTTTTAACTTGCCGCTTTCGATAGCCCCGCAGCGCGGCTCAGGTCCAAACTGCACCAGCACTAGCTGTGCGGCGAATGTGAACTCAGCTTGCCCACCAAACTTTGTTGTCAAAGGATCCGATGGGAATACCATAGGTTGCAAAAGCGCATGTGCAGCTTTGAATGAGCCTCAGTATTGTTGCACAGGTCAATATGGTTCACCCGAGACTTGTAAACCCACGGATTACTCAAAGAAATTCAAGGATCAGTGTCCTGAAGCTTATAGTTATGCTTATGATGATCCAACTAGCACTTTCTCCTGCACTGGTGGGCCTAGTTACCTTATCACTTTCTGTCCATGA